A single genomic interval of Bradyrhizobium japonicum USDA 6 harbors:
- a CDS encoding di-trans,poly-cis-decaprenylcistransferase encodes MQSDMTSRNEKLHVGIIMDGNGRWATRRGLSRVRGHEAGVEAIRRIVEAAPKHGIGTLTLYAFSTDNWRRPKTEVAALMTLLRFYLANEVQSLARNGVRLTVIGRRDRLPDGIANAIARAEAATAHGSALHLRIAVDYSARDAILNAAAKAAALTSLTREAFSQLVTGEVGLRDVDLIIRTSGEKRLSDFLLWEGAYAELHFTERMWPEFDASDLSAALASFHGRERRFGGLQAIMPDEVPSLSRV; translated from the coding sequence ATGCAAAGCGACATGACCTCTCGCAACGAGAAGCTTCACGTCGGCATCATCATGGACGGCAACGGCCGGTGGGCGACGCGCCGCGGCCTGTCGCGCGTGCGCGGCCACGAGGCCGGCGTCGAGGCGATCCGTCGCATCGTCGAGGCCGCGCCCAAGCATGGCATCGGGACGCTGACGCTCTACGCCTTCTCCACCGACAATTGGCGCAGGCCGAAAACCGAGGTCGCGGCGCTGATGACGTTGCTGCGCTTCTATCTCGCCAACGAGGTGCAGAGCCTTGCGAGGAACGGCGTGCGCCTCACCGTGATCGGCCGCCGCGACCGTCTGCCCGACGGCATCGCCAATGCGATCGCGCGCGCGGAAGCCGCCACCGCGCACGGCAGCGCGCTTCACCTGCGCATCGCGGTCGACTATTCCGCGCGCGACGCCATCCTCAACGCCGCAGCGAAGGCGGCGGCACTGACGAGCCTCACCCGCGAAGCCTTCTCGCAGCTCGTCACCGGTGAGGTCGGCCTGCGCGACGTCGATCTCATCATCCGCACCTCCGGCGAGAAGCGGCTGTCGGACTTCCTGCTCTGGGAAGGTGCCTATGCCGAGCTGCACTTCACCGAGCGGATGTGGCCCGAATTCGACGCGAGCGATCTCTCCGCGGCGCTGGCGTCGTTCCACGGCCGCGAGCGCCGCTTCGGCGGCCTCCAGGCGATCATGCCCGACGAGGTGCCGTCACTCTCCCGGGTGTGA
- a CDS encoding Crp/Fnr family transcriptional regulator, translated as MRAVLDHCTGGTERQVAAGTLVVTEGGTSSGHLYVLVEGKLDVLKSDMVVATIAEPGAVFGEMSVLLGLPHTATVRASSDSVIYEFEDAASFLIQKPEVALLLARTLAQRLNAANTYLADLKGQYAGHGTHLAMVGEVLQSMINLTPLEVSPGSDRQSDPRM; from the coding sequence ATGCGCGCAGTTTTGGATCATTGCACCGGCGGAACGGAGCGGCAGGTTGCGGCCGGCACGCTCGTCGTCACCGAGGGCGGCACCAGCAGCGGCCACCTCTACGTGCTGGTCGAGGGCAAGCTCGACGTGCTCAAGAGCGACATGGTGGTCGCCACCATCGCCGAGCCCGGCGCCGTGTTCGGCGAGATGTCCGTGCTGCTCGGGCTGCCGCACACCGCGACGGTGCGGGCCAGCTCGGATTCGGTCATCTATGAGTTCGAGGACGCGGCGTCGTTCCTCATACAGAAGCCGGAGGTGGCGCTGCTGCTCGCGCGCACGCTGGCGCAGCGGCTCAACGCCGCCAACACCTATCTCGCCGATCTGAAGGGGCAATATGCCGGCCACGGCACGCATCTCGCCATGGTCGGCGAGGTGCTCCAGAGCATGATCAACCTGACGCCGCTCGAGGTCTCGCCAGGCTCGGATCGGCAATCCGATCCAAGGATGTGA
- a CDS encoding metallophosphoesterase family protein, producing MRCLVVADLHYSLPQLDWLVSAAPQFDLVIFAGDALDIGSMVDFRAQIVVVKKYLALLAAQTRVILCSGNHDLDERNAEGEKISRWISEVREIGITCDGDSLTIGDTLFTVCPWWDGPLVKQRIVEQLRATADSRPQRWIWAHHAPPANSPTSWGGKRFFGDFDLVQWIMQYQPSMVISGHVHQSPFIADGSWFDRLGQTWVFNAGLQPGRPPTHIVLDLAANKAFWLAAGQAQWIDLGAPLKRPANTIVEPPDWLTSLDRIADPSLARPRAASG from the coding sequence ATGCGTTGCCTGGTCGTGGCCGATTTGCACTACTCGCTGCCGCAGCTCGACTGGCTGGTCAGCGCGGCGCCGCAGTTCGATCTCGTGATCTTCGCCGGCGATGCCCTCGACATCGGCTCGATGGTGGATTTTCGCGCGCAGATCGTGGTGGTGAAGAAGTACCTCGCGCTGCTCGCCGCACAGACCCGCGTGATCCTGTGCTCCGGCAATCACGACCTCGACGAACGCAATGCGGAGGGCGAAAAGATCTCGCGCTGGATCTCGGAGGTGCGGGAGATTGGGATCACTTGCGACGGCGACAGCCTCACCATCGGCGACACCCTGTTCACGGTGTGCCCGTGGTGGGATGGCCCGCTGGTCAAGCAGCGCATCGTCGAGCAGCTGCGCGCCACCGCCGATAGCCGCCCGCAGCGCTGGATCTGGGCGCATCATGCGCCGCCGGCGAATTCGCCGACCAGCTGGGGCGGCAAGCGCTTCTTCGGCGATTTCGATCTGGTGCAGTGGATCATGCAGTATCAGCCGTCGATGGTGATCTCGGGCCATGTGCACCAGTCGCCCTTCATCGCCGACGGTTCGTGGTTCGACCGGCTCGGCCAGACCTGGGTCTTCAACGCCGGCCTGCAACCGGGACGGCCGCCGACGCATATCGTGCTCGATCTCGCTGCGAACAAGGCGTTCTGGCTGGCAGCGGGCCAAGCGCAATGGATCGACCTCGGCGCACCGCTGAAGCGACCCGCAAACACCATCGTGGAGCCGCCGGACTGGCTCACATCCTTGGATCGGATTGCCGATCCGAGCCTGGCGAGACCTCGAGCGGCGTCAGGTTGA
- a CDS encoding DNA-3-methyladenine glycosylase I has product MTSFKTIRARAEKRKGGPRALDKLMPEKPDLKGLAKLGDDRILAEMTRRVFCAGFAWSVIDSKWDGFEAAFLHFQPAKLTFQPEDYWEGLLRDARIVRNGAKIMSVRDNASFVQEIAREHGSFGKFLAKWPPSNQVGLLDLLTKRGSRLGGNTGQMLLRFVGWDGFVTSKDVVACLRDAGLDIAEEVKSKGDLAKVQAQFNAWAEETGLPYTYLSRICALSVGDNRSEH; this is encoded by the coding sequence ATGACCTCCTTCAAGACCATTCGTGCCCGCGCCGAGAAACGCAAGGGCGGCCCCAGGGCGCTCGACAAGCTGATGCCCGAAAAGCCCGACCTGAAGGGGCTGGCCAAGCTCGGCGACGATCGCATCCTCGCCGAGATGACCAGGCGGGTGTTTTGCGCCGGCTTTGCCTGGAGCGTGATCGATTCGAAATGGGACGGTTTTGAAGCGGCGTTCCTGCATTTCCAGCCGGCCAAGCTCACCTTCCAGCCCGAGGACTATTGGGAGGGCCTCTTGCGCGACGCGCGCATCGTGCGCAACGGCGCCAAGATCATGTCGGTGCGCGACAACGCCAGCTTCGTCCAGGAGATCGCGAGAGAGCACGGCAGCTTCGGCAAGTTTCTGGCGAAATGGCCGCCATCCAACCAGGTCGGCCTGCTCGATCTCCTGACCAAGCGCGGCAGCCGGCTCGGCGGCAACACCGGGCAGATGCTGCTGCGCTTCGTCGGCTGGGATGGTTTTGTCACCTCCAAGGATGTCGTCGCCTGCCTGCGCGATGCCGGCCTCGACATCGCCGAAGAGGTCAAATCAAAGGGCGATCTCGCAAAAGTACAGGCGCAGTTCAACGCCTGGGCCGAGGAGACCGGTCTGCCCTACACATATCTGTCGCGCATCTGCGCGCTCTCGGTTGGCGATAACCGAAGCGAGCATTAG
- a CDS encoding DUF1330 domain-containing protein has product MAKAYWVATYRAIKSPDAMAAYAKLSRPAIEAAGGRVLARGMPVAAYEHGLMERVVLIEFDSVERAKAAYESPAYKAAHDLLGDGADRDIRIVEAAE; this is encoded by the coding sequence ATGGCAAAAGCCTATTGGGTTGCGACCTACCGCGCGATCAAGAGCCCCGACGCCATGGCGGCCTACGCCAAGCTGTCGCGTCCGGCCATCGAGGCTGCCGGTGGGCGCGTGCTCGCGCGCGGGATGCCGGTTGCGGCCTACGAGCACGGCCTGATGGAACGCGTCGTTCTCATCGAGTTCGACAGCGTCGAGCGCGCCAAGGCGGCGTATGAAAGTCCCGCCTACAAGGCTGCTCACGACTTGCTCGGCGACGGTGCCGACCGCGACATCCGGATCGTCGAAGCCGCCGAATAG